In Deinococcus ficus, a single genomic region encodes these proteins:
- a CDS encoding GGDEF domain-containing protein — translation MGEVLRRKLYVVCSVFGGLVALVLLLVELLGAAPNASLLFTYAAQLLLTLWCTQWLLRGRPIYTGERIVLLCNVVTIVLQSVQVGRTDTPESLLLLQSIFNLLLATSILGYMILRQRHALMLGVGTYAVSTLIIALRDGFLDQGLTVLRIHLSTAALLLLLHALAWYRVQYTQEYLHRLRLEKQATTDPLTGLLNRHGLYPHVQTVLHSGGSPGSVILLDLDHFKGVNDRFGHLIGDDVLVRTAQMLNDHLRLPGVVGRWGGEEFLIVLPGMTQEEAGRVADHLRLQLSREPQPVVGTVTASMGVAQALEAEGMTELLHRADQALYQAKAAGRDSVVVAA, via the coding sequence GTGGGCGAAGTCCTTCGGCGCAAGCTCTACGTCGTCTGCTCGGTGTTCGGCGGGCTGGTCGCTCTTGTCCTCCTGCTCGTCGAACTCCTGGGCGCTGCCCCGAATGCCTCGTTGCTGTTCACGTACGCCGCTCAACTCCTGCTGACCCTCTGGTGTACGCAGTGGCTGCTGCGTGGCCGTCCGATCTACACCGGGGAGCGAATCGTGCTGCTGTGCAATGTCGTGACGATCGTGCTGCAGTCGGTTCAGGTCGGACGGACCGACACGCCGGAGTCCCTGCTGCTGCTTCAGAGCATTTTCAATCTCCTGCTGGCCACCAGCATCCTCGGGTACATGATCCTCAGGCAACGACACGCGCTGATGCTGGGGGTGGGCACCTACGCCGTGAGCACCCTGATCATCGCGCTGCGCGACGGGTTTCTGGATCAGGGCCTGACGGTGCTGCGCATTCACCTGAGCACCGCCGCCCTGCTCCTCCTGCTCCACGCCCTGGCGTGGTACCGCGTGCAGTACACCCAGGAATACCTCCACCGCCTTCGACTGGAAAAGCAGGCGACGACGGACCCGCTCACCGGCCTGCTGAACCGCCACGGCCTGTACCCGCATGTGCAGACGGTCCTGCACTCGGGGGGCAGTCCCGGGAGCGTCATCCTGCTGGACCTCGATCACTTCAAGGGCGTGAATGACCGCTTCGGGCACCTGATTGGGGACGACGTCCTCGTCCGGACCGCACAGATGCTGAACGATCACCTGCGGCTCCCGGGCGTGGTGGGGCGGTGGGGCGGCGAGGAATTCCTGATCGTCCTCCCGGGCATGACGCAGGAGGAGGCGGGGCGGGTCGCGGATCACCTCCGCCTTCAGCTGAGCAGGGAGCCCCAGCCGGTGGTCGGGACGGTGACCGCCAGCATGGGTGTGGCGCAGGCCCTGGAGGCCGAGGGCATGACGGAGCTGCTGCACCGCGCCGATCAGGCCCTGTACCAGGCCAAGGCGGCCGGGCGAGACAGCGTCGTCGTCGCGGCCTGA
- a CDS encoding multicopper oxidase domain-containing protein: MCRLSFLGMLFLLLGGAVGAQDVPHVHEAPAASRDALIRAFTQAPNGTVPLNSFTGQVREFTLEVHEIETEIAPGVRVKQWAFSLPGQPGSVPGPELRVGVGDLVRITLRNTTGRAHTIHLHGITSLAQSMDGVPHTSQAVLPGQSYTYAFVATEAGTHMYHCHVETNLHLDMGMYGALIVEPREGAVWVKDHVLMLDEWDSHQDPDVLPHKATPNYHLANGKAHPLIPDLQVPQGEVHLLRLLNVGQEVHSMHLHGMTFLVIAKDGQNLPLPYQADTVLIAPGERYDLLVKGRDGTFPLHDHIPPHGTNDGVDPGGIHLMVVGGPELTADGTPVAMPSTHDHGTSTPPAQNVPVQSGTVEVHISGFRYAPAPLQVRRGTRVVWINDDLAVHTIEVKGVTISPPLRKGGRFAVTFDQAGTYTVVCVQHPFMTATVTVEP; encoded by the coding sequence ATGTGCCGCCTTTCGTTCCTCGGGATGCTGTTCCTGCTCCTCGGCGGTGCCGTCGGAGCGCAGGACGTCCCGCACGTTCATGAGGCGCCCGCCGCTTCCCGTGACGCGCTGATCCGGGCCTTCACGCAGGCGCCGAACGGCACGGTGCCCTTGAACAGCTTCACTGGCCAGGTGCGTGAATTCACGTTGGAAGTTCACGAGATCGAGACGGAGATCGCGCCCGGCGTGCGGGTGAAGCAGTGGGCGTTCAGCCTCCCCGGCCAGCCCGGCAGCGTCCCCGGACCGGAATTGCGGGTGGGGGTCGGCGATCTGGTGAGGATCACCCTTCGGAACACCACCGGCCGGGCCCACACCATTCACCTGCACGGCATCACCTCTCTGGCGCAGTCCATGGACGGCGTCCCCCACACCTCGCAGGCGGTGCTGCCGGGCCAGAGCTACACGTACGCCTTCGTGGCCACCGAGGCCGGCACCCACATGTACCACTGCCACGTCGAGACCAACCTGCACCTCGACATGGGGATGTACGGGGCGCTCATCGTCGAGCCGCGGGAGGGGGCGGTCTGGGTCAAAGACCATGTGCTGATGCTCGATGAGTGGGACAGCCACCAGGACCCGGATGTGCTGCCGCACAAGGCCACGCCCAATTACCACCTCGCCAACGGGAAGGCCCATCCCCTGATTCCTGACCTCCAGGTGCCGCAGGGGGAGGTGCATCTGCTCCGCCTGCTGAACGTGGGGCAGGAGGTTCACAGCATGCACCTGCACGGCATGACCTTCCTGGTGATCGCCAAGGACGGGCAGAACCTGCCTCTCCCCTACCAGGCCGACACCGTCTTGATCGCGCCCGGCGAACGCTATGACCTGCTGGTGAAGGGGCGGGACGGCACGTTTCCCCTCCACGACCACATCCCGCCGCACGGCACGAACGACGGCGTTGACCCGGGCGGGATCCACCTGATGGTGGTGGGTGGCCCCGAGCTGACAGCAGACGGAACGCCGGTCGCCATGCCGTCCACGCACGATCACGGCACCTCCACACCCCCGGCGCAGAACGTCCCGGTGCAGAGCGGAACGGTCGAGGTCCACATCAGCGGGTTCCGGTACGCCCCGGCCCCCCTGCAGGTGAGGCGCGGCACCAGGGTCGTGTGGATCAACGACGACCTGGCAGTGCACACCATTGAGGTGAAAGGGGTCACGATCTCGCCGCCGCTGCGGAAGGGGGGGCGCTTCGCCGTCACCTTCGACCAAGCCGGCACGTACACGGTGGTCTGTGTGCAACATCCCTTCATGACCGCGACCGTGACCGTCGAGCCGTGA